The following are encoded in a window of Campylobacter concisus ATCC 51562 genomic DNA:
- a CDS encoding proline--tRNA ligase, whose translation MKFSKFYAPTTKEAPKDASLPSHQFLIRGGFVEQIGSGLYNYLPLGKIMHEKISRIVREEMDEAGALEVSFSVVTSGELWKQSGRYNVFGKELLRFKDRKENDFVISPTNEEAAVALVRGKVTSYKQLPLNLYQINTKFRDEARPRFGLLRGREFTMKDSYSFHSSKEDLKREFDLMEATYSKIFTRLGLNFRAVEADSGAIGGSGSKEFMVLASNGEDDILCCEACKYAANIEAARRKARTTDVEVPEADAAKFKTPDTKTIKGVAEFFKVSEFYCIKAVIKKAIYEDKEEVVVFFVRGDDELQETKAQNACKALELVDASEEEIIKAGLVAGFCGPVGLKDVKFYIDNELKGANNMICGANEKDYHFVGVSVSGFNEERFKDLVKVKEGDKCPECGGNLKLSKGIEVGHIFQLGDKYSAAMNATYLDENGKAKPFLMGCYGIGISRLIAVMIEASHDEKGCIWKKECAPFDVEIIISNLKDEAGVKFAFELYESLKKAGVSVIIDDRNERFGVKMNDFELIGFPYTLLVGKEFANGKVEFITRDGLSKETIDANEAFKKIKESL comes from the coding sequence ATGAAATTTAGTAAATTTTACGCCCCAACAACCAAAGAAGCGCCAAAAGATGCCTCTTTGCCAAGCCATCAGTTTTTGATTAGGGGTGGATTTGTTGAGCAGATAGGCTCTGGTCTTTATAACTATCTGCCGCTTGGAAAGATCATGCATGAAAAAATTTCTCGTATCGTACGAGAGGAGATGGATGAGGCTGGTGCGCTAGAGGTGAGCTTTAGCGTGGTCACTTCAGGTGAGCTTTGGAAGCAAAGTGGACGTTACAATGTCTTTGGCAAGGAGCTTTTACGCTTTAAAGATAGAAAAGAAAATGACTTTGTTATAAGCCCTACAAACGAAGAGGCAGCCGTTGCTTTGGTACGTGGCAAGGTGACTAGCTATAAGCAGTTGCCGCTAAATTTATACCAGATAAATACTAAATTTCGTGACGAGGCAAGACCACGCTTTGGCTTGCTAAGAGGTCGCGAATTTACGATGAAAGATAGCTATAGCTTTCACTCTAGCAAAGAGGATCTAAAGCGTGAGTTTGACCTTATGGAGGCAACTTATAGTAAAATCTTCACTCGTTTGGGGCTAAATTTTAGAGCTGTTGAGGCTGATAGCGGAGCCATTGGTGGTAGCGGTAGTAAGGAATTTATGGTGCTTGCAAGTAACGGAGAAGATGATATCCTTTGCTGTGAGGCTTGCAAATACGCTGCAAATATAGAGGCTGCTAGAAGAAAAGCTAGAACAACCGATGTTGAAGTGCCAGAGGCTGACGCGGCTAAATTTAAAACGCCAGATACAAAGACTATAAAAGGTGTGGCAGAATTTTTCAAAGTTAGCGAGTTTTATTGTATAAAAGCTGTTATTAAAAAAGCTATTTATGAAGACAAAGAAGAAGTTGTGGTCTTTTTTGTAAGGGGCGATGACGAGCTTCAAGAAACAAAGGCGCAAAATGCTTGCAAGGCACTTGAGCTTGTCGATGCTAGCGAAGAAGAGATTATAAAAGCTGGGCTTGTGGCTGGATTTTGCGGGCCAGTTGGGCTAAAAGATGTAAAATTTTACATAGACAACGAGCTAAAAGGCGCAAATAATATGATATGTGGTGCCAACGAAAAGGATTATCACTTTGTTGGAGTTAGTGTTAGCGGGTTTAACGAAGAGAGATTTAAAGACCTTGTAAAGGTAAAAGAGGGCGATAAATGCCCAGAGTGTGGCGGAAATTTAAAACTTAGCAAGGGTATAGAAGTCGGTCATATCTTTCAGCTGGGCGATAAATATTCAGCTGCGATGAATGCGACATATCTTGATGAAAACGGCAAGGCAAAGCCATTTTTGATGGGTTGCTACGGAATTGGCATCAGCAGGCTGATCGCTGTGATGATAGAGGCTAGCCACGATGAGAAGGGCTGCATCTGGAAAAAAGAGTGCGCACCGTTTGACGTGGAGATCATCATCTCAAATTTAAAAGATGAAGCGGGTGTGAAATTTGCATTTGAGCTTTATGAGAGCCTTAAAAAAGCTGGCGTTAGCGTCATCATCGATGATAGAAACGAGAGATTTGGCGTTAAGATGAATGACTTTGAACTCATCGGCTTCCCTTATACGCTGCTTGTGGGTAAAGAATTTGCAAATGGCAAGGTCGAGTTTATTACAAGAGATGGTTTAAGCAAAGAAACGATCGACGCAAATGAAGCCTTTAAAAAGATAAAAGAAAGCTTATGA
- the hemA gene encoding glutamyl-tRNA reductase — translation MHYLDISFTYKNTDISVREKLAFDSDEKKEQILKLLRSNKSINECMVLNTCNRVEIIASVSDLESATTHAFRCMSVFSGVFEDELYERADIYEDSGAVHHLFAVASSLDSLVVGETQIVGQLKNAFKFAYDSSACGEQISKIIHYACKCAAKVRNETQISKNPISVSSVAVAKAKEIFGTLEGKTAIVVGAGEMGELAAKHLISSGAEVIIINRSSERVEQLVDSLGDNASWDSILKLKEYVNNYDLIFSSTAAPHAIITNAIIEPREFHRYFFDIAVPRDIDLINTEFISVYTVDSLEEIVRKNLALREEQAQKAYSIVGQGTSEFLKILKEDMSVPLIKSIRKQAEICAKNELEKAIKKGYLKHSDYEEAQKLIHQVFKAFLHQPTMKLKELADKEGARELSSGVRYLFDIKEEQIFQAGDIDEI, via the coding sequence ATGCACTATTTAGATATAAGTTTTACATATAAAAATACTGATATTTCAGTTAGAGAAAAGCTTGCATTTGATAGCGATGAGAAAAAAGAGCAAATTTTAAAACTACTAAGATCAAACAAAAGTATAAACGAATGCATGGTTTTAAACACATGCAACCGCGTCGAGATAATTGCAAGCGTTAGTGATCTAGAAAGTGCAACGACGCATGCGTTTAGATGCATGTCTGTATTTTCAGGTGTTTTTGAAGATGAGCTTTATGAAAGGGCTGATATTTATGAAGATAGCGGAGCCGTACACCACCTCTTTGCCGTGGCAAGCTCACTTGATAGCCTAGTCGTCGGCGAAACACAGATCGTTGGTCAGCTAAAAAATGCTTTTAAATTTGCTTACGATAGCTCAGCTTGCGGCGAACAAATCAGTAAAATCATCCATTATGCATGTAAATGTGCTGCTAAAGTTAGAAACGAAACTCAAATTTCTAAAAACCCGATCTCCGTTTCAAGTGTCGCCGTAGCAAAAGCAAAAGAAATTTTTGGCACGCTTGAAGGTAAAACTGCTATCGTCGTAGGAGCTGGCGAAATGGGCGAGCTAGCAGCAAAACACCTAATCTCAAGTGGTGCAGAAGTCATCATCATAAATAGAAGCTCCGAGCGTGTTGAGCAGCTAGTTGATAGCCTGGGTGATAACGCTAGCTGGGATAGCATTTTGAAATTAAAAGAGTATGTAAATAATTATGATCTAATATTTTCAAGCACCGCAGCCCCGCACGCGATCATCACAAACGCCATAATCGAACCAAGAGAGTTTCACAGATACTTTTTTGATATTGCCGTGCCAAGGGATATTGACCTTATAAATACAGAATTTATTAGCGTCTATACGGTCGATAGTTTAGAGGAGATAGTAAGGAAAAATTTAGCCCTAAGAGAGGAGCAAGCACAAAAGGCTTATTCGATCGTAGGTCAAGGCACAAGCGAATTTTTAAAAATTTTAAAAGAAGATATGAGCGTTCCACTCATAAAATCGATCCGCAAACAAGCTGAAATTTGCGCTAAAAATGAGCTAGAAAAAGCGATAAAAAAGGGCTATCTAAAACATAGTGATTATGAAGAGGCACAAAAACTAATTCACCAAGTTTTTAAAGCATTTTTGCACCAGCCAACGATGAAGCTAAAAGAGCTTGCGGATAAAGAAGGAGCAAGAGAGCTTTCTAGCGGAGTTAGATATCTATTTGACATAAAAGAAGAGCAAATTTTTCAAGCAGGAGATATAGATGAAATTTAG
- a CDS encoding polyprenyl synthetase family protein → MDKIDEIMGKFISELGYKEAFEMFLKISSGKKLRSKLLLKIAGESEISLKLCAIIELIHLASLLHDDVIDEANIRRGKPSINALFGSKNSVMLGDILYSKAYFELTKFDPSIAAVISDAVSKLSIGEMMDVKMAENFNENEQEYLKMIYYKTAVLIEATAICGAKLASKDSNKFGIYGKNLGLAFQIVDDILDITQDEKTLGKPALNDFIEGKTTLPYIYLYKSLDEAGKTKLRSLWAKKLNAGEISWLKEEFIKTNSLQKAVNEAKRLGTEAIESIKEYKNAELEGIIKSMIDREF, encoded by the coding sequence ATGGATAAAATCGATGAAATAATGGGTAAATTTATAAGTGAGCTTGGCTACAAAGAGGCGTTTGAGATGTTTTTAAAGATAAGCTCAGGCAAAAAGCTTCGCTCAAAACTTCTTTTAAAGATCGCAGGAGAGAGCGAAATTTCTCTTAAGCTTTGCGCTATCATCGAGCTCATCCACCTTGCAAGCTTACTGCACGACGACGTCATAGACGAGGCAAACATAAGACGAGGCAAGCCAAGTATAAACGCACTTTTTGGTAGTAAAAACTCGGTTATGTTGGGCGACATCCTCTACTCAAAAGCTTATTTTGAGCTTACAAAATTTGATCCAAGCATCGCAGCTGTCATCTCAGATGCGGTCAGTAAGCTAAGTATCGGCGAGATGATGGATGTAAAAATGGCTGAAAATTTTAATGAAAACGAGCAAGAGTATCTAAAAATGATCTATTATAAAACGGCTGTTTTGATAGAAGCCACGGCTATTTGTGGGGCAAAGCTAGCCAGCAAAGATAGTAATAAATTTGGAATTTACGGCAAAAATTTAGGCCTTGCATTTCAGATCGTTGATGACATCTTAGACATAACTCAAGATGAAAAAACGCTTGGCAAACCAGCACTTAATGACTTTATCGAAGGCAAAACGACACTCCCTTACATTTATCTTTATAAGAGCTTAGACGAAGCTGGTAAGACAAAGCTTAGATCACTTTGGGCAAAGAAGCTAAACGCGGGCGAAATTTCATGGCTAAAAGAGGAATTTATTAAGACAAATTCGCTTCAAAAAGCAGTAAATGAAGCAAAAAGGCTTGGGACTGAAGCGATAGAATCGATAAAAGAGTATAAAAACGCCGAGCTTGAAGGGATCATAAAAAGCATGATAGATAGGGAATTTTGA
- a CDS encoding DUF2018 family protein yields MIDIFEGSARDKFYDILFNANAVLVKNEIDKIFEKFVAMSELCEKHGVSEDEIRNFIASEQDKVYNGVNDLYIELSGEILSQNE; encoded by the coding sequence ATGATAGATATATTTGAGGGCAGTGCGAGAGATAAATTTTATGACATTTTGTTTAACGCAAATGCCGTTTTAGTTAAAAACGAGATAGATAAAATTTTTGAGAAATTTGTGGCTATGAGCGAGCTTTGTGAAAAGCATGGCGTTAGCGAGGACGAGATCAGAAATTTTATAGCCTCAGAGCAAGATAAAGTTTATAACGGAGTAAATGACTTATATATCGAGCTTAGCGGAGAAATTTTAAGCCAAAATGAGTAA
- a CDS encoding HAD family hydrolase, producing the protein MKVVIFDMDGTVIDSGEAIYKTVNEVRDELNLPPLEKEFIIKAINEPGRNLALEFYGIDTPSRSLKEGFEEKFKKFYDECATTYEGIKELLQKCRDTGYKVVLASNAPHDTLEKILKKNEIYELFDEVIGASKEIPQKPDPAMLYLAVSKTKANKAIFVGDSLKDELAAKNANMPFLQVSWGFGEESKTATYNAKNVSEAWEIILNF; encoded by the coding sequence TTGAAAGTAGTTATTTTCGATATGGATGGCACGGTGATCGATAGCGGCGAGGCGATATATAAAACGGTAAATGAAGTAAGAGATGAGCTAAATTTGCCGCCACTTGAAAAAGAATTTATCATAAAAGCGATAAACGAGCCAGGTAGAAATTTAGCCCTTGAATTTTACGGCATCGACACGCCAAGCAGGAGCTTAAAAGAGGGTTTTGAAGAGAAATTTAAGAAATTTTACGATGAGTGCGCGACTACATATGAGGGTATAAAAGAGCTTTTGCAAAAGTGCAGAGATACTGGCTACAAAGTCGTTTTGGCAAGCAACGCGCCACATGATACGCTAGAGAAAATTTTAAAAAAAAATGAAATTTATGAGCTATTTGACGAGGTTATCGGCGCTAGCAAGGAGATACCGCAAAAACCAGATCCTGCGATGCTTTACCTAGCTGTTAGTAAAACTAAAGCTAACAAGGCGATCTTTGTCGGAGATAGCTTAAAGGACGAGCTAGCTGCCAAAAATGCAAATATGCCTTTCTTGCAAGTTAGCTGGGGATTTGGCGAGGAGAGCAAAACTGCAACTTATAACGCTAAAAATGTCAGCGAGGCGTGGGAGATAATATTAAATTTTTAA
- a CDS encoding O-acetylhomoserine aminocarboxypropyltransferase/cysteine synthase family protein, giving the protein MKQETAAIHVGYDTHEGFGTMAVPIFQSTAYDFGSAETAAARFDLKDSGYIYTRLSNPTTDIFEKRVAALEGGAAAIATASGQSALFYSIINLAQAGDNIIIAKKIYGGTTVLFTHTLKRFGIEARVFDSDTADDLEDLIDDKTRAIFFETLSNPQISIPNIEKIVEISNKYGIISITDNTVPTPIIFQPLRHGVDVCVHSASKYMSGQGLSLAGAVVSANHLNEKLKGNKRYEHFNVPDASYHDIVYADMTDRFDIYTLRMRLAIVRDIGAVISPFNSWQLIQGLETLAVRVERHSQNALKVAKFLNSHKHIKSVAYPGLADNVDHAKAQKYFKDGMANGLFCFETDSFERAKKMLERVKLFKIVVNIGDTKSLITHPASTTHQQLSSEELIKAGITKELIRVSIGLENAEDLIADLAQALE; this is encoded by the coding sequence ATGAAGCAAGAAACCGCTGCGATTCACGTAGGCTACGATACACATGAAGGCTTTGGCACGATGGCTGTGCCTATTTTTCAAAGCACGGCTTACGACTTTGGAAGTGCCGAGACCGCAGCTGCTAGGTTTGATTTAAAAGATAGTGGTTACATCTACACAAGACTTAGCAACCCAACGACAGATATCTTTGAAAAAAGGGTCGCCGCACTTGAGGGCGGAGCCGCTGCGATAGCGACTGCGAGCGGTCAATCAGCTTTGTTTTACAGCATCATAAATTTAGCCCAAGCAGGCGATAACATCATCATCGCCAAAAAAATTTATGGCGGCACGACAGTACTTTTTACGCACACGCTAAAAAGATTTGGCATAGAGGCTAGAGTCTTTGACAGCGACACTGCTGATGATCTGGAGGACTTGATAGATGATAAAACGAGGGCTATATTTTTTGAAACGCTTTCAAATCCGCAAATTTCTATCCCAAATATCGAAAAAATCGTAGAAATTTCAAACAAATATGGCATCATCAGCATCACTGATAACACCGTACCAACGCCTATCATCTTTCAGCCACTTCGCCACGGTGTCGATGTTTGCGTGCATAGTGCGAGCAAATATATGAGCGGTCAGGGCCTTAGCCTAGCAGGTGCGGTCGTAAGTGCAAATCACCTAAACGAGAAGCTAAAAGGCAACAAGAGATATGAGCATTTTAACGTGCCAGATGCGAGCTATCACGACATCGTCTATGCTGATATGACGGATCGTTTTGACATCTATACGCTAAGAATGAGGCTTGCTATCGTGCGCGATATCGGTGCTGTAATCTCTCCGTTTAACTCTTGGCAACTCATACAAGGGCTTGAAACGCTTGCTGTTAGGGTTGAGAGACACTCGCAAAACGCGCTAAAAGTAGCTAAATTTCTAAACTCTCACAAACATATAAAAAGCGTGGCTTATCCTGGACTTGCCGACAACGTAGATCACGCAAAGGCGCAAAAATACTTTAAAGACGGCATGGCAAATGGACTATTTTGCTTTGAGACTGATAGCTTTGAGCGCGCAAAAAAGATGCTAGAGCGCGTAAAACTCTTTAAGATCGTGGTAAATATCGGCGATACAAAGTCGCTCATCACACACCCAGCATCAACTACGCACCAACAGCTAAGCAGTGAAGAGCTTATAAAAGCTGGCATCACAAAAGAGCTAATAAGAGTTAGTATAGGCCTTGAAAACGCCGAGGATCTGATCGCTGATTTAGCTCAAGCTTTAGAATAA
- a CDS encoding potassium/proton antiporter, with protein sequence MENLLLFFAVLLITSILLSKISDKFGIPSLIIFLGVGMLAGSDGLLGVNFDDQMIAQNVGMLALIFILYAGGLDTDFVAIKPIFGRGLALATLGVSLTALAIAPVAKYLLDFTWAEAFLLGSIISSTDAAAVFAILRAKKISLKNSIAPLLELESGSNDPMAIFLTMTIIQMISLNSTPSASEWAITLVKQFGIGIAMGYLFGVALPAIFNRLRLKSWGLYPVFSIAWILLLYTLCFKVGGNGYLAVYIAGIFINKKEFSHKKNLVGFHDGIAWTMQIVVFLTLGLLVNPSELPATALMALVLALWLMFFARPLGVFASLAFSKFKINEQIFISWVGLRGVVPVVLATYVYVDGVRDADMIFNIIFFMVLISILIQGMSLGFAADKFKVKESEQEDVKVVENSPILSYTLRQHTIHYGSKLIGKDLAQLELPTEFLIILIKRKNEYQKPTGSTIFEENDLLLIQCENQVLYQDTIKYLTY encoded by the coding sequence TTGGAGAATTTACTACTATTTTTTGCAGTTTTGCTTATAACTAGCATTCTTTTAAGTAAGATCTCTGATAAATTTGGAATTCCATCTTTAATAATATTTTTAGGTGTTGGTATGCTAGCTGGCTCAGATGGGCTGCTTGGCGTAAATTTTGATGATCAAATGATCGCTCAAAATGTGGGCATGCTAGCACTTATTTTTATACTTTATGCTGGCGGGCTAGATACTGATTTTGTAGCGATTAAGCCTATTTTTGGTAGAGGTTTAGCGCTTGCTACACTCGGTGTTTCCTTAACCGCGCTAGCTATCGCTCCAGTAGCAAAATATCTGCTTGATTTTACTTGGGCAGAGGCCTTTTTGCTAGGCTCCATCATCTCTTCAACGGACGCAGCAGCGGTATTTGCCATACTAAGAGCTAAGAAAATTTCACTTAAAAATAGCATTGCGCCATTGCTTGAACTTGAATCTGGCTCAAACGATCCAATGGCGATATTTTTAACTATGACCATCATTCAAATGATCTCATTAAATAGCACTCCAAGTGCGTCAGAGTGGGCGATTACACTAGTTAAGCAGTTTGGCATAGGTATCGCTATGGGTTATTTATTTGGTGTTGCTTTGCCAGCCATTTTTAATAGACTTCGCCTAAAAAGTTGGGGCCTTTATCCAGTTTTTTCTATCGCTTGGATATTGCTTTTATACACGCTTTGCTTTAAGGTTGGTGGCAATGGCTATTTGGCTGTTTATATAGCTGGAATTTTTATAAATAAAAAAGAGTTTTCTCATAAGAAAAATTTAGTCGGTTTTCATGACGGTATCGCTTGGACGATGCAAATAGTTGTCTTTTTAACACTTGGTCTTTTGGTAAATCCTTCCGAGCTTCCAGCAACAGCACTAATGGCGCTTGTTTTGGCCTTGTGGCTTATGTTTTTTGCAAGGCCACTTGGTGTTTTTGCATCACTTGCATTTTCAAAATTTAAGATAAATGAGCAAATTTTTATCTCCTGGGTTGGGCTAAGAGGCGTCGTGCCAGTTGTGCTAGCTACCTATGTTTATGTCGATGGCGTACGTGATGCAGATATGATTTTTAACATTATATTTTTTATGGTTTTGATTTCTATTTTGATACAGGGCATGTCGCTTGGCTTTGCGGCTGATAAATTTAAGGTCAAAGAGAGTGAGCAAGAGGATGTTAAGGTAGTAGAAAACTCGCCGATCTTAAGCTACACACTTCGCCAGCATACCATCCACTATGGCTCAAAACTAATTGGCAAAGATTTGGCTCAGCTTGAGCTTCCAACTGAGTTTTTAATCATCCTAATAAAGCGTAAAAACGAGTATCAAAAGCCGACTGGCTCAACAATCTTTGAAGAAAATGACCTGTTACTGATACAATGCGAAAATCAAGTGCTTTATCAAGATACGATTAAGTATTTGACCTATTAA
- a CDS encoding ArsS family sensor histidine kinase has protein sequence MPRSSIFITITFIFALALVSIFLAFLWLMGFDKQNYTRELNNKYSNVARTNLFYMGGIINKAQYDRQLSNIDMPEIKDEKKKDEILKQATVLEEISSDLGSSAILLYDKHHYLRIEHLDELKLLMDKEFQPYRYEVIKAVFLVVAVILLGAYIFVIYKIKPLRKLKRQIVKFANGELDGVQNVGNGKDEISEVSEAFYEAVCQIKALNDSRHLFLRNIMHELKTPITKGLIAAQMIEKSKNQERLISVFHKLENLINELAAIEQITSKIGLSSKTPCFMRDLIDEAIDIAMVEKECVGVSELDEVRVLVDFKLFSVAIKNMIDNGIKYSTDKHVNIVVSKDHMKFITQGEKLKNDLDFYIQPFIKGEDTQKSFGLGLYIVSNILDAHGLKFRYEYKNGMNVFVFENLQDIIVT, from the coding sequence ATGCCAAGATCGTCTATTTTTATAACCATAACTTTTATCTTTGCTCTTGCGCTCGTTTCGATATTTCTAGCTTTTTTATGGCTCATGGGCTTTGATAAGCAAAACTATACAAGAGAGCTAAATAACAAATACTCAAACGTTGCTAGGACAAATTTATTTTATATGGGTGGCATCATAAATAAAGCTCAGTACGACCGCCAGCTTTCAAATATCGATATGCCAGAGATCAAAGACGAGAAGAAAAAGGATGAAATTTTAAAACAAGCGACCGTTTTAGAAGAAATTTCAAGTGATCTAGGCTCAAGTGCGATCTTGCTTTATGATAAGCATCATTACTTAAGGATTGAGCATTTAGACGAGCTAAAGCTTTTAATGGATAAAGAATTTCAGCCTTACAGATACGAGGTGATAAAGGCTGTTTTTTTGGTGGTTGCGGTCATTTTGCTAGGTGCTTACATTTTTGTTATCTATAAGATAAAACCACTTAGAAAGCTAAAGCGTCAGATCGTAAAATTTGCAAATGGTGAGCTTGATGGCGTGCAAAATGTTGGCAACGGCAAGGATGAAATTTCTGAGGTTTCAGAGGCATTTTATGAGGCAGTTTGTCAGATCAAGGCGCTTAATGACTCAAGGCATCTTTTTTTAAGAAATATAATGCACGAGCTAAAAACTCCTATCACAAAAGGCCTAATAGCCGCTCAAATGATAGAAAAAAGCAAAAATCAAGAGAGGCTAATCTCTGTCTTTCACAAGCTTGAAAATTTGATAAACGAACTTGCAGCGATAGAGCAAATAACATCAAAAATAGGACTTAGCAGTAAAACGCCATGTTTTATGAGGGATCTCATCGATGAGGCCATCGATATAGCCATGGTAGAAAAAGAGTGTGTTGGTGTCAGTGAGCTTGATGAGGTTAGGGTGCTCGTTGATTTCAAGCTATTTTCAGTTGCTATAAAAAATATGATAGACAATGGCATAAAATATTCAACTGATAAGCACGTAAATATCGTTGTTAGCAAGGATCATATGAAATTTATAACTCAAGGCGAGAAGCTAAAAAATGATCTTGACTTTTATATCCAGCCATTTATCAAAGGAGAGGATACGCAAAAGAGTTTTGGCCTAGGTTTATATATTGTTAGCAATATACTTGATGCTCATGGACTCAAATTTAGATACGAATACAAAAATGGAATGAATGTCTTTGTTTTTGAAAATTTACAAGATATAATAGTGACTTAA
- a CDS encoding response regulator transcription factor, whose amino-acid sequence MTRILMIEDDMELAEILTEYLENYDIEVVTAEEPYIGLSTLNTSKFDLVILDLTLPGMDGLEVCKEIRKNHNIPIIISSARHDITDKVNALDNGADDYLPKPYDPQELLARIKSHLRRQSITPASEARNLNKDLVLKEFEHEILFKGNVLNLTAAEYDILKYLLLKEGGAVTREELIYNCESINEDSSNKSIDVIIGRIRQKLNENPKEPKYIHAIRGIGYKLVL is encoded by the coding sequence ATGACTAGAATTTTAATGATAGAAGATGATATGGAGCTTGCTGAAATTTTAACTGAATATCTAGAAAACTACGATATTGAAGTAGTAACTGCTGAAGAGCCATATATCGGACTTTCTACGCTAAATACAAGTAAGTTTGACTTAGTGATACTAGATCTTACATTGCCTGGTATGGATGGATTGGAAGTTTGTAAAGAGATCAGGAAAAATCACAATATCCCTATTATCATATCAAGTGCAAGGCATGATATAACAGATAAGGTAAATGCTCTTGATAACGGAGCAGATGATTATTTGCCAAAGCCATATGACCCACAAGAGCTTTTGGCTCGTATCAAAAGTCATCTAAGAAGGCAGAGCATCACTCCAGCAAGTGAGGCGAGAAATTTAAATAAAGACCTAGTTTTAAAAGAATTTGAACATGAAATTTTATTTAAAGGAAACGTACTAAATTTAACTGCCGCAGAATACGACATCTTAAAATATCTACTTTTAAAAGAGGGCGGAGCGGTTACTAGAGAGGAACTCATCTATAACTGCGAGAGCATAAATGAAGATAGCTCAAACAAAAGTATTGACGTCATCATCGGCAGGATTCGCCAAAAACTAAATGAAAATCCAAAAGAGCCAAAATACATCCACGCGATCCGCGGTATCGGCTATAAATTGGTTCTTTGA
- a CDS encoding DnaJ C-terminal domain-containing protein: MSESLYETLGVSKGASSDEIKKAYRKLARKYHPDINKDPGAEDKFKEINAAYEILSDDKKRAQYDQYGDTMFGGQNFHDFASSSADMGDLNEILKNIFSGSFGGGGAKFSSGFGSNFGGFDGFSSGGFGFGGADLDVNAKISIPFDVAVTGGEHKINFNGESIKIKIPSGIEGGEKLRVKGKGKSAGGQKGDLILAISVEPSDEYERVGDDLYKDIEIPLKTMLFGGKVDVHTYKKDVTIKIAENSKTGTKIRLKGYGVQNRKSGIYGDLYLKARVKLPNISELDEGLVKELKEKLPE; the protein is encoded by the coding sequence ATGAGTGAAAGCTTGTATGAGACTTTAGGGGTTTCAAAGGGTGCCTCAAGTGACGAGATAAAAAAAGCTTATAGAAAACTTGCTAGAAAATATCACCCAGACATCAACAAAGACCCTGGAGCAGAAGATAAATTTAAAGAGATAAATGCCGCTTATGAAATTTTAAGCGACGATAAAAAACGAGCTCAATACGACCAGTACGGCGATACTATGTTTGGCGGTCAAAATTTCCACGACTTTGCTAGTAGTTCAGCCGATATGGGCGATCTAAATGAAATTTTAAAGAATATCTTCTCAGGTAGCTTTGGCGGCGGTGGAGCTAAATTTAGCAGCGGATTTGGTAGCAATTTTGGAGGATTTGACGGATTTAGTAGTGGTGGATTTGGCTTTGGCGGAGCTGATCTAGACGTAAATGCAAAAATTTCTATACCATTTGACGTAGCTGTAACTGGCGGTGAACATAAGATAAATTTTAATGGCGAAAGCATTAAGATAAAAATTCCAAGTGGCATAGAAGGCGGCGAGAAGCTTCGTGTAAAAGGCAAAGGTAAAAGCGCTGGTGGTCAAAAAGGCGATCTTATACTTGCTATTAGCGTTGAGCCAAGCGACGAATATGAAAGAGTTGGAGACGATCTTTATAAAGATATAGAAATTCCACTAAAAACTATGCTTTTTGGCGGAAAAGTCGATGTACATACTTACAAAAAAGATGTCACGATTAAGATCGCTGAGAACTCAAAAACAGGCACAAAGATCCGCTTAAAAGGATATGGTGTGCAAAATAGAAAGAGCGGAATTTATGGCGATCTTTACTTAAAAGCCAGGGTAAAACTTCCAAATATCAGTGAGCTTGATGAAGGCTTAGTAAAAGAGTTAAAAGAAAAATTACCGGAGTAA